In the Mycolicibacter sp. MU0102 genome, one interval contains:
- a CDS encoding acetolactate synthase large subunit, protein MTNGAQALIATLVDSGVQVCFANPGTSEMHFVAALDSVPQMRGVLCLFEGVVTGAADGYARVAAKPAATLLHLGPGLGNGLANLHNARRAHVPVVNVIGDHATYHKKYDAPLESDIEPLTDWTHGWVRRTNSGDDVGRDAAEAVAESMASPAQVANLILPADISWEDGAQAAGPVDPIPAAAPDAQAVADVAAVLGSGEPVAILIGGPAVADVRALEATDRIVAATGARALVETFPARLVRGAGVPAIDRLGYLAEQAAFQLDGIKHLVVAGTRAPVSFFAYPGKASDLVPEGCVVHNLAGLETDVVAALEQLAEAVAAGVQPRPAPAARPELPGGQLTPQNWVQVIGALLPDNAIISDESNTSGLMLPAATAGAPRHDVLTLTGGAIGQGLPVALGAAVAAPDRPVIALQADGSAAYTISALWTMARENLNVTTVLINNSSYAILRLELARVGAEGGGPKANDLLDLSRPNMDFAKIAEGFGVPATVATTCEELAEQFRRAVAEPGPHLIDARIPTLF, encoded by the coding sequence ATGACCAACGGAGCACAGGCCCTGATCGCCACCTTGGTCGACAGCGGGGTGCAGGTCTGCTTCGCCAACCCCGGTACTTCCGAGATGCATTTCGTGGCCGCCTTGGACTCGGTGCCGCAGATGCGCGGGGTGTTGTGCCTGTTCGAAGGCGTGGTGACCGGTGCCGCCGACGGGTACGCCCGGGTGGCCGCAAAGCCGGCCGCCACCCTGCTGCATCTGGGGCCCGGCCTGGGTAATGGCCTGGCCAACCTGCACAATGCCCGCCGCGCGCACGTGCCGGTGGTCAACGTCATCGGTGACCACGCCACCTACCACAAGAAGTACGACGCACCGCTGGAATCCGACATCGAACCCCTGACCGACTGGACCCACGGCTGGGTGCGCCGCACCAACTCCGGCGATGACGTCGGTCGCGATGCCGCCGAAGCGGTCGCCGAGTCTATGGCCAGCCCGGCGCAGGTGGCCAACCTGATTCTGCCCGCCGACATCTCCTGGGAAGACGGCGCGCAGGCGGCCGGACCGGTCGACCCGATCCCCGCCGCTGCTCCCGACGCGCAGGCCGTCGCCGACGTCGCCGCCGTGCTGGGCAGCGGCGAGCCGGTGGCAATCCTGATCGGCGGGCCTGCCGTCGCCGACGTGCGTGCGCTGGAGGCCACCGACCGGATCGTCGCCGCAACCGGGGCCCGTGCTCTGGTCGAGACCTTCCCGGCCCGGCTCGTCCGCGGCGCCGGGGTCCCGGCGATCGACCGGCTCGGCTACCTGGCCGAGCAGGCCGCCTTCCAACTCGACGGCATCAAACACCTGGTGGTGGCCGGTACCCGGGCCCCGGTGTCGTTCTTCGCCTACCCCGGCAAGGCCAGCGACCTGGTTCCCGAGGGCTGCGTCGTGCACAACCTGGCCGGCCTGGAGACCGACGTGGTGGCCGCTCTGGAGCAGCTGGCCGAAGCGGTGGCCGCCGGCGTGCAGCCGCGGCCCGCCCCTGCGGCCCGCCCCGAACTTCCGGGCGGTCAGCTCACCCCGCAGAACTGGGTGCAGGTGATCGGAGCGCTGCTGCCCGACAACGCGATCATCTCCGATGAATCCAACACCTCGGGCCTGATGTTGCCCGCGGCCACCGCAGGGGCACCACGCCACGACGTGCTCACCCTCACCGGCGGGGCGATCGGGCAGGGTCTGCCGGTCGCGCTAGGCGCGGCCGTGGCCGCACCGGACCGGCCGGTGATCGCACTGCAGGCCGACGGCAGTGCGGCCTACACCATCTCCGCGTTGTGGACGATGGCACGCGAGAACCTGAATGTGACCACGGTGCTGATCAACAACAGCTCGTACGCGATCCTGCGGCTGGAACTGGCCCGGGTGGGCGCCGAAGGTGGTGGCCCGAAAGCAAACGATCTACTCGACCTGTCGCGGCCGAATATGGACTTCGCGAAGATTGCCGAGGGATTCGGGGTGCCGGCCACGGTGGCCACCACCTGCGAGGAGCTTGCCGAACAGTTCCGGCGCGCCGTCGCCGAGCCGGGGCCGCATCTGATCGATGCGCGGATCCCGACGCTGTTCTGA
- a CDS encoding cutinase family protein, translating to MNLRNTVRTFAAAAMLTGTLVAAPVGLPIATAEPCPDAEVVFARGSGQPVGLGDVGDAFVGSLQEQVTGLNVNVYPVEYPASTDYRNSAVLGESDATAHIQATVANCPKTKLVLGGYSQGASVIAMSSNALPGPVANHVVAVALFGPPSSPYSTSLWGGPLPVLASSYRPKTIDFCLTGDIYCEDSGSVVPHLMYVQDGKTVEAAAFVASRLTAGQSVN from the coding sequence ATGAATTTGCGCAACACTGTTCGCACCTTCGCTGCCGCCGCGATGCTCACCGGAACCCTGGTGGCCGCGCCGGTGGGCCTGCCCATCGCAACCGCAGAGCCCTGCCCGGACGCCGAAGTGGTGTTCGCCCGCGGCTCCGGCCAGCCCGTCGGGCTCGGTGACGTCGGTGACGCGTTCGTCGGCTCCTTGCAGGAGCAGGTCACAGGACTCAACGTCAACGTCTACCCGGTCGAATACCCGGCGAGCACGGACTACCGCAACAGCGCGGTGCTTGGTGAGTCCGACGCCACCGCGCACATTCAGGCCACGGTCGCCAACTGCCCCAAGACCAAGCTCGTGCTCGGCGGCTACTCACAAGGCGCCAGCGTCATCGCTATGTCCAGCAATGCGCTGCCGGGTCCGGTCGCCAACCACGTGGTCGCGGTGGCGTTGTTCGGCCCGCCCTCGAGCCCGTACTCCACCTCGTTGTGGGGCGGCCCGCTGCCGGTCCTCGCCTCGTCCTACCGCCCGAAAACCATCGACTTCTGTCTGACGGGCGACATCTACTGCGAAGACAGCGGAAGCGTCGTCCCGCACCTGATGTACGTGCAGGACGGCAAGACCGTGGAGGCCGCGGCATTCGTGGCGAGCCGGCTCACGGCCGGCCAGAGCGTCAACTAG
- a CDS encoding cutinase family protein has translation MNPRRILRSLGVVLALTWLLHSTVITPPAAFADPCPDVQVLFARGTGEEVGLGETGQAFVNSLRNRLPERPVDVYAIDYPATNDWPTGIQGIRDATAHIEATAANCPTTKMVLGGFSQGAAVMGFSTASVIPDGVEGVDIPRPMPPEVADHVAAVVLFGTPNDRAMNFLGQPPLAIGPAYTAKTIQLCAPEDPVCSEGLNFSAHAPGAYDGIADEGAAYAANRL, from the coding sequence GTGAACCCACGACGGATCCTTCGCTCCCTCGGTGTTGTTCTGGCCCTGACTTGGCTGCTGCACAGCACCGTCATCACCCCTCCCGCTGCCTTCGCGGACCCCTGTCCAGATGTCCAAGTTTTGTTTGCTAGAGGCACTGGCGAGGAAGTCGGCCTTGGCGAGACCGGGCAAGCATTTGTCAACTCACTACGGAACCGACTGCCCGAGCGGCCGGTGGACGTCTACGCCATCGACTACCCGGCCACCAACGACTGGCCGACCGGCATTCAAGGCATCCGTGACGCCACCGCCCACATCGAGGCCACGGCGGCGAATTGCCCCACCACCAAGATGGTGCTCGGCGGCTTCTCGCAGGGCGCCGCGGTGATGGGATTCTCGACCGCCAGCGTCATCCCGGACGGGGTGGAAGGGGTCGACATACCACGGCCGATGCCCCCGGAAGTGGCTGACCACGTCGCCGCCGTGGTGCTCTTCGGAACCCCGAACGACCGGGCGATGAATTTCCTCGGTCAACCACCCTTGGCCATCGGCCCGGCATACACCGCCAAGACCATCCAGTTGTGTGCGCCTGAAGACCCGGTCTGCTCCGAGGGACTGAACTTCTCCGCGCACGCACCCGGCGCCTATGACGGCATCGCGGACGAGGGCGCGGCGTACGCGGCAAACCGGCTTTAA
- a CDS encoding MFS transporter: MRAPSHGASRPALSAWRFVTVFGTVSLLADFVYEGARSITGPLLASFGATGLVVGTVTGIGEAAALGLRLVSGPLADRTQRFWAWTIAGYALTVLTVPLLGVAGTLWVACALVIAERIGKAVRSPAKDTLLSHATSVTGRGRGFAVHEALDQIGAVIGPLTVAGVLALSGGDYAPALGVLALPGAATLALLVWLRLRVPEPLDYERSEREEPGAVPARPGRGDVGRLPAVFWQYCGFIALTMTGFTTFGLVSFHLVKHGLLPAAAVPVLYAAAMGADAVAALASGWCYDRFGAKVLFALPILSAAVVVSAFAGSVAAAVAGALLWGAAVGIQESTLRAVVADLVAPRRRASAYGAFAAGLGAAAAAGGVLTGWLYDVSVSALIAAVLGIQLLALAVAGASKVCSEGNLRRSSR, translated from the coding sequence ATGCGAGCGCCGAGCCACGGTGCCTCCCGCCCGGCGTTGAGCGCCTGGCGGTTCGTCACCGTGTTCGGCACCGTCAGTCTGCTGGCCGATTTCGTCTATGAGGGCGCCCGTTCCATCACCGGGCCGCTGCTGGCGTCATTCGGCGCCACCGGCCTGGTGGTCGGAACTGTGACCGGAATCGGGGAGGCTGCCGCGCTGGGCCTGCGACTGGTGTCGGGGCCGCTCGCCGATCGGACACAGCGCTTCTGGGCCTGGACGATTGCCGGATACGCCCTCACTGTGCTCACCGTGCCACTGCTCGGTGTTGCCGGCACGCTCTGGGTTGCCTGCGCCTTGGTGATCGCCGAGCGGATCGGCAAGGCGGTCCGCAGCCCCGCCAAGGACACCTTGTTGTCACACGCGACCAGTGTCACCGGCCGTGGCCGGGGCTTCGCCGTGCACGAGGCACTCGACCAGATCGGCGCGGTGATCGGTCCGTTGACGGTCGCCGGGGTGCTGGCGCTCAGCGGCGGGGACTACGCCCCGGCGCTGGGAGTGCTGGCGTTGCCCGGCGCCGCGACGCTGGCGCTCCTCGTGTGGCTGCGCCTGCGTGTGCCCGAGCCCTTGGACTATGAGCGCTCTGAACGCGAGGAGCCCGGCGCGGTACCAGCCCGCCCGGGACGCGGCGACGTCGGGCGGCTGCCCGCAGTGTTCTGGCAGTACTGCGGGTTCATCGCGCTCACGATGACCGGTTTCACGACCTTCGGTTTGGTGTCATTTCACCTGGTCAAGCATGGTTTACTGCCAGCCGCGGCGGTCCCGGTGCTGTACGCGGCAGCGATGGGCGCCGATGCGGTGGCGGCCCTAGCCTCGGGGTGGTGCTACGACCGGTTCGGCGCAAAGGTCTTGTTCGCGCTGCCGATCCTGTCGGCTGCGGTGGTGGTGTCCGCCTTCGCCGGCAGCGTCGCCGCGGCGGTGGCCGGGGCGCTGCTGTGGGGTGCTGCGGTGGGCATTCAGGAGTCGACGCTGCGTGCCGTGGTCGCCGACTTGGTGGCGCCGAGACGCCGAGCCAGCGCCTACGGGGCGTTCGCCGCCGGACTGGGCGCAGCGGCCGCGGCCGGCGGGGTGCTCACCGGTTGGCTGTACGACGTGTCGGTCAGCGCGCTGATCGCGGCGGTCCTGGGGATTCAACTGCTCGCACTCGCGGTCGCGGGGGCCTCCAAAGTTTGCTCGGAAGGCAATCTGCGGCGGTCATCTCGCTGA
- a CDS encoding Hsp70 family protein, with protein sequence MAQETGPALGMSVGATTLAAVTADRAITRRPVLTLFRDRPSQIGMPSENSAVSSELRDRGLVVTDFVDRVGGGGPVVASDGSTHRPEQLLADGLHALAYAVTEGRPIPPAVAVTYPAHWSRDAVGALRTALGRVSEWAQHPVSLISDTTAALTALQANPGLPDHGIIAVCDFGGSGTNVTLVDAERGFEPVGATRRSTVFSGDVIDQALLDHVVADLGGNGDGPPTVGSLTRLRSQCRDAKEQLSSETVAELAGFHGGVWLTRVELDEALRQPLEGFYTVLQNTLDDNEIVPDALSAIVSVGGGANMPTVTTGLSQRFGVAVISSPRPQLTAAIGAALSVAGNVVAIPKKAPPPVAPPQFPEAPAPEYVPPPVPESVPDAGLQPLVTPPPPARPAPAAPRQPAVPEPEEIGGQGQGGVEWYRRPVPVVILAALVAMLLGTVAVLVLRHAADTGPGPSELTPVSSTTTTTSPSPTFEPPPAFAPSPEPISPSLPEIPESSAPESTESPVSP encoded by the coding sequence ATGGCGCAAGAGACAGGCCCCGCGTTGGGGATGTCCGTCGGGGCAACCACATTGGCGGCGGTCACCGCCGATCGCGCGATCACCCGTCGGCCCGTGCTGACGCTGTTCCGGGATCGGCCATCCCAAATCGGCATGCCCTCGGAGAACTCCGCAGTGAGTTCGGAATTGCGCGACCGCGGCCTCGTAGTCACCGATTTCGTGGATCGCGTCGGCGGCGGCGGCCCGGTGGTGGCGAGCGACGGATCTACCCACCGTCCCGAGCAACTGCTCGCAGATGGCCTGCATGCCTTGGCGTACGCGGTGACCGAGGGCCGTCCGATCCCGCCGGCGGTAGCGGTCACCTATCCCGCGCACTGGTCACGCGACGCGGTCGGCGCGCTGCGAACCGCGCTGGGGCGGGTTTCGGAGTGGGCGCAGCATCCGGTGTCGCTGATCTCCGACACGACGGCAGCTTTGACTGCGCTGCAAGCGAATCCCGGCCTACCTGACCACGGGATCATCGCGGTGTGTGACTTCGGGGGAAGCGGAACCAACGTCACCCTCGTCGACGCGGAACGCGGATTCGAACCGGTCGGCGCCACCCGGCGCAGCACGGTCTTTTCCGGCGATGTGATCGACCAGGCGCTGCTGGATCACGTGGTTGCCGATCTGGGCGGCAACGGCGACGGGCCTCCGACAGTGGGGTCGCTGACCCGGCTGCGCAGCCAGTGCCGTGATGCCAAGGAACAGCTGTCGTCTGAGACGGTGGCCGAACTCGCGGGATTTCACGGCGGGGTATGGCTGACCCGGGTAGAACTCGACGAGGCTCTGCGCCAGCCGCTCGAGGGCTTTTACACCGTCTTGCAGAACACCTTGGACGACAACGAGATCGTTCCCGATGCGCTGTCGGCAATCGTGTCGGTCGGCGGCGGGGCGAACATGCCGACGGTCACGACCGGTCTGTCGCAACGCTTCGGGGTCGCCGTAATCAGCTCGCCACGACCACAGTTGACGGCGGCCATCGGCGCCGCGTTGAGCGTTGCCGGCAATGTGGTGGCCATCCCGAAGAAGGCACCGCCGCCGGTAGCGCCGCCGCAGTTCCCGGAGGCGCCGGCGCCAGAGTACGTTCCGCCACCGGTGCCCGAGAGCGTCCCGGATGCGGGGCTGCAACCGTTGGTGACGCCACCACCGCCGGCGCGCCCGGCACCCGCTGCGCCGCGCCAGCCCGCCGTACCGGAACCCGAGGAGATCGGCGGCCAGGGCCAGGGCGGCGTGGAGTGGTATCGGCGGCCGGTCCCGGTGGTGATCTTGGCAGCGCTGGTCGCGATGTTGCTGGGCACGGTTGCCGTGCTGGTGCTGCGGCACGCCGCGGACACCGGGCCCGGCCCCAGCGAGCTGACGCCGGTGTCGTCGACGACAACCACCACCTCACCGTCACCTACGTTCGAGCCGCCCCCGGCGTTCGCGCCCAGCCCCGAACCCATTTCGCCGAGCCTGCCCGAGATTCCCGAGAGCTCGGCGCCGGAATCCACTGAGAGTCCCGTCAGCCCCTAG
- a CDS encoding SAM-dependent methyltransferase: protein MPESSIVVRPESGGAPSSRLQAAGLAHATGVFEQLAATVPLPAAPRPIVVADYGAATGYNSLLPIGAAIAAFRKRTRTDHAVLVVHTDLPDNDFTALFTTLANDPDSYARKDTASFPSAIGRSFYSQILPSQSVNLGWTSWSTMWLRRPAGVLPEFSDHVHVEHSDDDTARRAYTRQAAQDWHDFVAFRGRELSPGGKLLVLTAAVDAAGRSGYRPLLDAIVAVLDEQVRDGALTRDEVARMSIPVLGRSEKEFRAPFAPAGRFESLTIERLEVFDAEDRFWDRYLLDGDAVALGTHWAAFVSAAIFPTLASALAGGTDDPRAADFVRHLEAGVAARLASNPQQVQIPLALIVLTKQR, encoded by the coding sequence ATGCCAGAGTCGAGCATCGTGGTCCGCCCCGAGTCCGGCGGCGCTCCTTCGAGCCGGTTGCAGGCGGCCGGACTGGCCCATGCGACCGGTGTTTTCGAACAGCTCGCGGCGACGGTTCCGCTGCCCGCCGCGCCGCGGCCGATCGTCGTCGCCGACTATGGCGCCGCCACCGGCTACAACTCACTGCTTCCGATCGGGGCCGCCATCGCGGCGTTCCGAAAGCGAACCCGGACCGACCATGCTGTGTTAGTTGTCCATACCGATCTGCCGGACAACGACTTCACCGCGCTGTTCACCACGCTGGCTAACGATCCCGACAGCTACGCCCGCAAGGACACCGCCAGCTTCCCCTCGGCGATAGGTCGGTCGTTCTACAGCCAGATCCTGCCCTCGCAGAGCGTCAACCTGGGCTGGACGTCCTGGTCGACCATGTGGCTGCGCCGGCCCGCCGGGGTGCTGCCCGAGTTCTCCGACCACGTCCATGTCGAGCACAGTGACGACGACACCGCGCGGCGCGCCTACACCCGCCAGGCCGCCCAGGATTGGCATGACTTCGTGGCGTTCCGAGGCCGGGAGTTGAGTCCGGGCGGCAAGCTGCTGGTGTTGACCGCCGCCGTCGACGCTGCCGGCCGATCGGGCTACCGGCCGCTGCTCGATGCGATCGTCGCGGTTCTTGACGAGCAGGTGCGCGACGGCGCACTGACTCGGGATGAGGTGGCCCGCATGTCGATTCCGGTGCTGGGCCGCAGTGAGAAGGAATTTCGTGCGCCATTCGCCCCCGCGGGGCGGTTCGAGTCGCTGACGATCGAACGGCTGGAGGTGTTCGACGCCGAGGACCGGTTCTGGGACCGATACCTGCTCGACGGCGATGCGGTCGCCCTCGGCACCCATTGGGCCGCCTTCGTCAGCGCCGCCATCTTCCCCACGCTGGCCTCCGCATTGGCCGGCGGCACCGACGATCCGCGCGCAGCCGACTTCGTACGTCACCTGGAAGCCGGCGTCGCCGCCCGGCTCGCGAGTAACCCCCAGCAGGTGCAGATTCCACTCGCGCTGATCGTTCTTACCAAGCAGCGCTAG
- a CDS encoding SHOCT domain-containing protein, giving the protein MGAQRAIGRIPTVVAAGLMTIGVIGFVVALILNVFVLDRYDAYGEVPIPGSGRVHLPAGEVTVNLHTRVISSPTGGGLPVPPISVTVTPPDGVPDPEFEESVGMTTTVNNDSRRRLWRISVAEAGDYQIVTDGQVGAYIAPRLAFGKPAGHSTLLWVFPVIFVLGLVDLIAGRLLAARRRRPSVETVDTGTDFSHERFVPQGEGIRIEQLKTITALRDSGALTEQEFAEEKRRILRGH; this is encoded by the coding sequence GTGGGCGCACAGCGGGCGATCGGACGCATTCCGACCGTGGTGGCGGCCGGCCTGATGACCATTGGGGTGATCGGCTTCGTGGTTGCGCTGATTCTCAACGTCTTTGTGCTGGACCGCTACGACGCCTACGGCGAAGTGCCGATTCCGGGCTCGGGCAGGGTGCATCTGCCGGCGGGCGAGGTGACGGTGAATCTGCACACTCGGGTCATCTCAAGTCCCACCGGCGGCGGACTGCCGGTCCCACCGATCAGCGTGACGGTGACACCACCGGACGGCGTGCCCGATCCGGAGTTCGAGGAAAGCGTTGGGATGACCACCACGGTCAACAACGACAGCCGGCGGCGGCTGTGGCGGATATCCGTGGCCGAGGCCGGCGACTACCAGATCGTCACCGACGGGCAGGTCGGGGCCTATATCGCTCCTCGGCTGGCCTTCGGCAAGCCCGCCGGCCACTCGACGCTGCTGTGGGTGTTTCCGGTGATCTTCGTTCTGGGGCTCGTGGATCTGATCGCAGGCCGGCTGTTGGCCGCGCGCCGTCGCCGCCCGTCGGTGGAGACGGTCGACACGGGAACGGACTTCAGCCACGAGCGATTCGTTCCCCAGGGCGAAGGAATTCGGATCGAGCAGCTCAAAACGATAACGGCGCTGCGTGATTCGGGAGCGTTGACCGAGCAGGAGTTCGCCGAAGAGAAGCGGCGAATCCTGCGCGGGCACTGA
- a CDS encoding MBL fold metallo-hydrolase, with protein sequence MTSGSPIQRVITHGTFELDGGSWEVDNNIWLVGDDSDVVVFDAAHDAAPIIEAVGGRNVVAVVCTHGHNDHITVAPELGRALDAPVLLHPGDDMLWQMTHPDSDFRAVADGDTLAVGGLELRALHTPGHSPGSVCWHAPDLGAVFSGDTLFCGGPGATGRSFSDFPTILASISGRLGELPADTVVYTGHGDSTRIGDELVHYDEWVARGH encoded by the coding sequence ATGACCTCCGGCAGTCCGATTCAGCGGGTCATCACCCACGGCACATTCGAACTCGACGGCGGCAGTTGGGAAGTCGACAACAACATCTGGCTCGTCGGTGACGATTCCGATGTGGTGGTCTTCGACGCAGCCCACGACGCCGCCCCGATCATCGAAGCCGTCGGCGGACGCAACGTGGTGGCGGTGGTGTGCACGCACGGCCACAACGACCACATCACGGTGGCACCGGAGCTGGGTCGAGCACTCGACGCACCGGTGCTGCTGCACCCCGGCGACGACATGCTGTGGCAGATGACGCACCCGGACAGCGACTTTCGGGCTGTGGCCGACGGCGACACCCTCGCCGTTGGGGGCTTGGAACTGCGGGCGCTGCACACCCCAGGCCACTCGCCGGGCTCGGTGTGCTGGCATGCACCGGACCTGGGCGCGGTGTTCAGCGGTGACACCCTGTTCTGCGGCGGCCCGGGAGCGACCGGCCGCTCGTTCTCCGACTTCCCGACGATCTTGGCGTCGATCTCCGGGCGGCTCGGCGAACTGCCGGCCGACACTGTCGTCTACACCGGGCACGGTGACAGCACGCGTATCGGTGACGAGTTGGTCCATTACGACGAGTGGGTGGCGCGCGGCCACTGA
- a CDS encoding S-(hydroxymethyl)mycothiol dehydrogenase, with the protein MSQTVRGVISREKGKPVELTDIVIPEPGANDVVVAITACGVCHTDLTYRDGGINDSYPFLLGHEASGTVESVGSAVTAVAPGDFVILNWRAVCGQCRACKRGRPHLCFDTFNASVPMTLTDGTELTPALGIGAFADKTLVHEGQCTKVDPSADPAVAGLLGCGVMAGLGAAINTGGVTRDDTVAVIGCGGVGDAAIAGAALVGARRIIAVDTDNTKLNWAREFGATHTINARELDPVETIQDLTDGFGADVVIDAVGRPETWKQAFYARDLAGTVVLVGVPTPDMQLEMPLIDFFSRGGALKSSWYGDCLPERDFPTLISLYLQGRLPLDKFVSERIGLDDVEKAFGRMHGGEVLRSVVVL; encoded by the coding sequence ATGAGTCAGACAGTGCGCGGGGTGATCTCCCGCGAAAAGGGCAAGCCGGTCGAGTTGACCGACATCGTCATTCCCGAACCCGGTGCCAACGACGTCGTCGTCGCCATCACCGCCTGCGGGGTATGCCACACCGACCTGACCTACCGTGACGGCGGTATCAATGACAGCTACCCCTTCCTGCTGGGCCACGAGGCCTCCGGCACGGTCGAGTCGGTGGGGTCGGCGGTCACCGCGGTAGCGCCCGGCGACTTCGTGATCCTGAACTGGCGTGCGGTGTGCGGACAGTGCCGGGCCTGCAAGCGCGGTCGCCCGCACCTGTGCTTCGACACGTTCAACGCCTCGGTTCCAATGACCCTGACCGACGGAACCGAGCTCACCCCGGCGCTGGGCATCGGGGCGTTCGCGGACAAAACGCTGGTGCACGAAGGGCAGTGCACCAAAGTGGATCCGAGCGCTGACCCCGCGGTAGCCGGGCTGTTGGGCTGTGGCGTGATGGCCGGTCTGGGCGCCGCGATCAACACCGGCGGCGTCACCCGCGATGACACCGTCGCGGTGATCGGGTGCGGCGGGGTGGGCGACGCCGCGATCGCCGGGGCGGCCCTGGTGGGCGCCCGGCGCATCATCGCCGTCGACACCGACAACACCAAGCTGAACTGGGCGCGCGAATTCGGCGCCACGCACACCATCAACGCCCGCGAGCTCGACCCGGTCGAGACCATTCAGGATCTCACCGACGGTTTCGGCGCCGATGTGGTGATCGACGCCGTCGGGCGCCCGGAGACCTGGAAGCAGGCGTTCTACGCACGCGACCTGGCCGGAACCGTTGTGCTGGTGGGAGTTCCGACCCCGGACATGCAGCTGGAGATGCCGCTGATCGACTTCTTCTCCCGCGGCGGCGCACTGAAGTCCTCGTGGTACGGCGACTGCCTGCCCGAGCGCGACTTCCCCACCCTGATCAGTCTCTATCTGCAGGGCCGGCTTCCGCTGGACAAGTTCGTCTCCGAACGCATCGGGCTGGACGATGTCGAGAAGGCGTTCGGGCGCATGCACGGTGGCGAGGTGCTGCGGTCGGTCGTGGTGCTATGA